A region of the Vigna unguiculata cultivar IT97K-499-35 chromosome 9, ASM411807v1, whole genome shotgun sequence genome:
ACATCTTCTCCGATTTCTCTGCGAGCTTCACCATCTCCGGCCAGCCTTCACCTTCGTCGCCGCTGTTGCCGACCCCCACCGTCACTCCTGTGAGGTCCGTCCCCGCAGCTCCCTTTCCGATCTCTTCAACCGCGACGACCTACGAAAATCCCGTTCGCGCAAACACGCCTCCGATGGCCACGGACATGACGACGCGATTGGCGTTGCAGAGGGCGAGGGCGAGGGCCAGCGTGGACACCACTTTGACTCTCTCTGAAGTGATGAACTCTGCGAAACTCGGTTGTGGCTGTTGGCTCTCCTCGGAGCTCGAGCTGAAGTGAGCGTCGTTGGAGGAAACACGAAGACGGGGAAGGGAACAGAGTGTGTGTGAAACTTCGACGAGAAGGGTTTGGCGGCGGAAGCAAAGGCGGAGGACAGCGCAGCCATGGCCGCAGACGGTGGAAGGTTTCAGTGTGTAACAGGAGGTTCTTCCGGTGCCGCtgcgtgttttttttttgaatttctgatgctcattaggcctcggttctgcgagaaccgaggcagtaaaaattaaatatgcctcgggttgtaaccgaggcataaaatacTAGTTTTTTACCTCGGTCGTATATGCAGCGGTTgcggacccgaagccaaaagctggaaataaCCGCTGTCATTTCCCTTCCCTGCACTAGTGATTACACCATTATCCTTACTCACATGCATGTTTTTCAATTATCAATGtaagatgtaaaaatatggcttttaaaattatgctCACAACAATGATTAATATtccaaattattaaattgtttataaaaaaatcaatatgtaaatatattgtaatttttttaaaatttattcattttaatattttttataaaataaatctaactcatctaaatataatttcGGTTATTTACAACATCAAGGGCAATTttgataatcttgttttttttttcaattaaacttaatttttaatctattgtaTCAATCAAATTACTCACAAACTTTCACATACTTTATTTCTAAATCTACTCACTTTCATCcctaaattttttcaaaataacaacacaaatttcaccatctaatatattcaaattcatCTTCTCCCTCCTTCTCAAATCAATCATCAAAAGTGAACATATCCTGATTGCTACGAAATTTTTAGAGTGAATTTATCAATAAGAATCAATAgtaaatttgatatataatttgagagatttatatttgttaatgtCTAAATCATTAATCAATCCAATAAAACCAATCTCAAATCAAAAGTCAactcatatataaaaaattaatattattttcattccaAAAATTtctgaatatttatttttataacttgcTCCTATTAAGATTTTTCActcaacatttaaattttttacataaatataaagGTGCTAtttagagaaaaattaaaattttaattagtccTCCATCTTAATGTGGGATATATTTAAAAAGCCCTCCCAATGTCTTAAAAACTCAAGAATAATTCATATTAATCTTTCTCTCTCAAATCACTTAAATGTGTTTTAAGGATAcatcaaaatccaaaataaacCATAACTCAAATTCCGTTATTAACACTAGCCATGTCATCTTTCCGAATTGAGTTGGCAGAGCATTTAACATGCCTGGTACGACACCAGGGAAAAAACACAATCCAAAAGAAGTCCACATAGAAACCAGGAAGAGCAATGATTAAGGTCTTAAATGGAGATGTAATGTAACATAAGATGATTGTTCATGGCAAGGTAAGTCCAGAAGAGAAGCTTATTCCAGCCATGTTCCAACCCTTCATTTTGCAATCAGGGAGTGGCATCCATGTCCACTGCTTCCACTTCGTATCAAAACAGAGCCACGTCATATCCCAAACTCCGTCGCAATTAGAGACCAACGCCGCCGTCACGACGCCATTTTTCTCCTCCAAGCACCCCATCATCGCCGCATAAGGCTTCTCAAGCACACCACCAACCGTCGACACAAACTCCCACTTTCTTCCGTCAAAGCTAAGACCCCACAGTTCCACACCCTTCAAAACCCTCACGCTCCTATTCACCCCACCCTCTCCGGTTACCCTCGCACCCTCCGATTTCACGATCATCATATACCCATCACCGTACACGTGCAACCGGTCAATCACGTTCCCCCAGCTGAATCCAACCGTCAAATTACCGCCCACACCCCTCGGGTAGTTAAATCTCGGCCGTAGAACCACGGCCGCATCGCACTCCGGTGTCGACGCAACCAGGACGCTCTCTCTCGGCCCGTGAACCACGTTCAGAAAAACGTGGCCCCCGCCACGTGGCGAAAACTCGCTCGCGCCACTCTCCACTGCCTCCGTTGACTTCCACGTGTCAGTCCGGGAGTCGTACACGAACAAAACGGGGTGGTTCCCGACGAACTCCGCGAACATGAAACGAAAGTGACCCGACCCGGACGGTTCGGTTACGAGCTTCATACCGGATCGTCTCCACGAGGAGGTGCCACGTGGACCCAACGGGGAAGGGGGGATCTTTTTGACCGTCACGGAGACTAAATTAACAGCGACGACCTCGCGAACGGTGTTGGAGGCGAAGAGGAAGACGTTGTTGGAGGCGGCGAGGAAGTAGAGGTCCTCCCCGTGGAACTGAACCGGTTTGAGAAGGTCGGCGATGGGGATCCGGAACCAGCGATCGGAGCTCCGATCGGTGAAGGCGTGGAGGACGGCGTCACGGAGCCAGCGCTTTTTGTAGACGAAGAGCCAGGTGGTGGAAGTGGATAGAGTGTTGCACTGGCGAACGAAGGTGTGGTCGGAGATGATTCGGGAGAAGGATTTGTTGACGAGCTTTAAGCGAACGATCTCTGGTAGCACCAGTGAGAGGAAGATGTTTTGGATGAGTTCTTGTGGGAGAAGACAGAGGCCAATGGCGTTTTTTGGAGCTGGGTTTCGGTGATCGTCCATGTAAACACAGTGGAGTGTGTTGGATTTCAGGTGGGTGTGGTTGTTGTTGGATTCATGGATGAAGCTCTTATATCACAGAGTCGTTGTCTCAGTGTGGTTGGGTTTTGACAGGGATGTGTTTGATGATGAagctttttttatttgtaggaCAAGGACCTTTTCTTCCACTTAATCAATTTTTCAACACCCTATTCCTCTCCTTAACCAAAATTTACTCCTTTCTTTCCCTTCTTATCTATTCAAAAAGTTACCCCTACATTCTTTTGCACATGCTATATTATACATACTCGTGctaatactttttaatatttttcaaaattttaaatgaaaatttaaatatacggacagtaaaatttatatttaaatgaaattaatctatttacaaaaagataatatttatataagtttatataattaaaactaaataatactttattgttaatattttcccttttaataatCTTATTTCATCACTTaactctaaaataaatatataaataaaaatcagtAAGAAGAAAAAGTTACTGCTGTTAAAACtggaattaaatattaaaaaaaaaattacgagtAATGGTAGAATATAAATTGTGTATATACGAGTGTTAATTACTAAAGggaagttaaatataattttttttcatctatttcgATAATAAATGGGTTCTTGTATCTATTGTTAGCAtatctttttactatttttctttttatactttcatattttcttgtatttgtacgcccaatttttatttttatttttgaaaaaaacacccttttcttttattctaatttaCAATTTCTTCAACTTTGGTATTCCTCATTGGTATCTTGTTCTTACTTTGAGCATTGTATTTGACAAAGAACATTATtggaataaaagttttataaaggtTGAAGTTAGCTAGTTACTTTAGGTAAGGTAAGCATTTCGTTTTTTATAATGGATTCAAGCATGAGGTGTTATTAATTTGTGAATTATTTCTTGGACTATTCACAAGTCTTTTGGATCAAGCAatatgaaatagaaaaataactttattcACTATAATTAATTATGGATTTTACAATGATAATTGTTGGATTtggattttaaattatattgcaTGCTTTTATTGTTTTGGTATGTCTTTTTTAGATGGAGTATTTATTATGGAGTGATTGTATAAATGTGATTTAAGTCCAACTCACATAAGAAATTAACATCATTATCAACCTAAAATCTCAAGGTAAGAGATTTATGACTTAAAAGTGACACTATTAATAGTCACCATTAAAAACAAGTTCGGTGAAATTGCATAACTATATATGATACTATTGTGTGCACTAGTAGATAAGGTTAAAACTAAATGTTCACAAAAAACTCAAACTAATAGATTTGTAGAAGTCAACAAAGGGTGAACTCATATTTTTAGCATGTGGGTTACATTCATTCTATGCAAGGAGAAGAAAAACTAAGGTTACCATGGACACTAAAGAAGTTCCTTTGCAATTCATGCTAACTCATAAATACATAATGTTATTGATGTGAATGTTGACTATCATTGTGGTTACCATTCAATGGTTGCGATGTTGGAAATTGGTGAAGACTCAAAACCTCTCTAAAGATTTGACTTATTTAAAGAAATTGGTCAATAACACACAAGAGTCCATATATATCCAACTACTGATTAGGTcaacatattaatatatttatacttattgttattttatgatgtcattttattagattttaacttaaattcatgttttgtacatttttcttacaattttatcttttctttggtgtttgcttttttttctttcaaaaaaatagaagattttgGTCCAAAATGGAATTCAAGATTCTCACTTAAGTGACACATTTTCTTACTTGAGTGGATGTTATTTTCTTAAGCATCCTAAGTGAAAGACTCTTGTATAAGTGAGAGGTAGATAGCTTTTACTCTCAAACTTGTAAAAATTAGAGATATGTGTACTCTATTCTCACAATCGACTCTACTGTTTAGCCTAAGCTCTAAGACCCCTAAATACTACGACACATATATCATAATTGTACTGTAGGGCCCATCAACATCCCTAACCGGACGACCCAAGGATAAGCGATCGAAGGTCGCTTGTTATAGGCAGATAATCTAAGTCGTGACTCGGTGATGTGACAATTTCTTCGGAGTGGTATTAAGAGCTCAACAACCAAATGACCCCAAGGATAAGCGGCCGAAGGCCATCTGCAACGGCCAGACGACTTTGGCAATAAGTAATTGAAAATCACATTGAAATTCTTCTTAATGTGAACGTCAACGACACCAACCATGACTTGTCATTCTAATCCAACTATTTGGACGCAAGGACACGACCGGTTGGAGCATGCACGTTCGACAACGTCAATCAGACGGATCCAAAAGATAAGATTTGTAGTTAAAGTAAAACATGTCAGTAATCAtgtttaaaaaacaattggGCCTTAATTAAGGAAACCTTAATCACGAACccatataaaaaactataaataggaaCCCAAGGTAAGTTGGTAAAGACTTTTACTTCGCATTTATTATAGCATTAATTGCTTATCCCAAACGGACTTGAACTCacttaagcatcagagcctAATCGACAATGACCTCCATCGTCTGGATAACCGaacaagagaaagaaagaacaCCAAGCAAGAGGAGAAAAGAGGAATCAAGTGACAACAGACAAAAAGAAGGTTAAGCGAGTGTTTTAGATAGATGCTTATTTCCTATACcgaaacaataatatttatgttctcTAAGCTCATAGTCTTTAGTTTCATTTTCGTCTTTGTGTGTTAGTATGAAACCATGATATTAAACACTCTGATATTAGAGATAAATGTAGCTACCCCAATTTGTGCAATTTATCTTCCAACATTATTCACTTATTTAGTTGCTTTTACTATATTCTCAAtgcttatttgacctagttaaCGAAatgataatttcataattttaattatggttGAAAAATccctttaaaaatatatataagttgtgGTACAACCTACAATTGGGAGCGGGAGTAGAAACTAAAGTAAGTTGTAAGTCCTTAATTTTGATGTTTGTTACTTATAATAAAGTTCAACAAGGAATTAAGTTCTCCCTCAACTAATCTGAGTATTTTCTCACCTAAGAAATGTGTTTAAATCAAATTCATTAATCATTGAATTAACTGTGTAATTGACCATGGTGTTGGGAAAAGTTTAAATGTGAGTCAAAAGtttcacattggatagaaaaaacaaagttaaacattatataagaataaagacccataacaccattatcttaaggttttggaataaaaatagtatcaaatatcttttatatatatatatatatatatatatatatatatatatatatatatatatatatatatataatcacaatACCATAACCATAACATATAAAACATAACCCATGACATGGATCGAAAAGTAAGAAATTATGAGGAAGAATGATGAAATCAATCTTGAACCCTTTTATCacactacatttttttttctttattactatttttatttcaagTCATTTTGATTATTCTTTGTTATCTTATTCAAAATATGTAATTGTTTGTTTAAATGAAATAGTTTAAGagcaaaatttgttttttgtgattGTTTTTAGATATGATGAGTATTATTTGacgaaaaaattaaaagaaaattaaaattttggagtttttaaaaattcttttaataactaaaataatatattttgaaattaactaccaattattttttggttatacaaacatatattaaaaattcgattatagaatattatttgaaagttaaaatttgactaatattattttttgtaaattttaattttaaatttttatattttaaaacaagatATTTTATCTTAGAGAGAAATTCAATTACATTATGATTGTGATAATTGAAATGCAAGATGTTTCAATTACTCTATCCAAATAAATACATCTAGAAAAGAAAGAGGATTCAATTACAAGTAATTCAAATAtgatgtattttaatttctcaaaattgtTGAAATCTTTCCCAAACACAAGATAAATTTGTTacctttatcttttttcttttattatataaaatgttgtctttatcttttctctcttttttttaaaaaaacaatatcactaattttcttataataaataattataaagcaAATATTTGTGAATTTGATACTTGGACTTTTGCCCATTTATTATACTAGTGACAAATTGGTATGTTTGTCAAAGAGTTGTTTGTAGTCAACTTAGGCTCATGTGTTTACAATGGCATTGTTTGGTCTTTGTCGAGACACCATTATTCTCTAAGCCTAGTTGTTGCATCTAGAGTGACAAATGTCTAGAAATGTTCCATTATAAGAATGTGGAAGAGTGTAGACATATCCTCTGATGTGATAGTGATATCACCAACTAGCATATGGAAGTTGTTGGTCTATCTATGACAAGTAACTTTGTTCTTCTTCATCTCAAAACTATTGTTGTAGTAGCTAACATTTTGCACCCCAACCTTGATGCACTATTGTAAAacctaaaattttgtttaatttttgctTGTATGACACCAACTTTAACTCATTCCAATCCcacacaaataatatttaaaatcatagtACAAAGAAATTCATTTCTTAAtacataataatcataataatttaataaatttagttttttatctgTTGAGaatttaagtgtgagtctaagtctcacattaggTAGAGATGAGAAAGTTGAACatcatataaagaaaaagaagaccCATAGACTCATTGTCTTAAAAGGTTTTGGATTGAAGGTGATGTCAAATTTCTTATGTTGGTTGAGTTGTCTCATTGTATTATGTCTTTCCTTCCAATAAATCTCCCTTGAAAGATGTTCATTAGTGATATCAAAGTTGAATGTTCATCTTGGTGTCAGGATTTAACACATATCTCATTAGTGTTATCTCTCTCCAGTAAATATGTATTACAAGTCTCTCAAGAAATTCTTCTTCATGCACCACTCTTCATTGGATTTAGATGGATTACCACTTGTCCTAATTATAAGTttccaaattaaataaacaatacaatatataagataaaaaacatatttcaaattacaCAATCTAAAATACATTTCCTATAATTTAAATTGCATAATATAAAAATCTTTCgcaaattaaaagttttatttcaaattatgcaATCTAAAATACAGACACAAATCCAAAATTACACATTGTAAAATCTAAAAATGTTTTCTAAACTTTTAATCTGATGAAAAAGACTTATTGATCTCACAATCTAAACAACTTTTTGCAAAGGTTACATGACATAGAATAAACTTATGGATTATACAACCTTGACAGTAAGACTGAATCCAAAAGTCTGCACATTGGTTGATGTCCATTGTGATTTTGGATTGACCTAtctgaaaatattagaaatgaaTCACTATGAAATGTACCTCAGCAAATTAAAAACGTTAAAATGACAAAGCAAAAGATAAACTCACCTTAAAAGACAAAGGGTGGCGACACAGAAGACCACATCAGAAACACTCAAGTTGGCTGAGATGACAGTAATTTCCAAGGATAAAAAGATGAAggtaacataaatatatattatagatacaGGAAGTAACTGTAGCTAAAGAAAGTAAAAGGTTTATGATTTAAAGGTGTTTTTTCTTATTCTACAGAGAGCCACATGGGACAAGAGTCCAACAAGGATTCCAAAGTGAAGGGTACGTCATGGGCGGCGTTGAATGTAGCAGTGTGATGTGTTGAAGTGATGGGTGAGGTGGTGAGAACTTTAAATTGGTTTTAGGGAGTGTGGGTTAGTTTTGTAATATGGAATTATTGAATTAAGAATAAGTGATTGGTTGAAGATGAAAAAGAGAAGGAATATGAACCAATGGTAGTGGTGATGAGCACACCACGCGTGCACTGTGATATAGTGGTGGGGTCACTCATGCTGCCTAGTCAACACATACCAATCCTACTCAATCTCACCTTGCCTCTTCTTCTCACGACAATACCATTAATTAATTGCTAAACTTTAGCTCCAATTTCTTTACGATTTAATCCAAATTCAACTCTTTTTAACcttattttcaaacatttttaatctttaaattttgattcaaaattataaattttttatatttaaaactttgacatattttttatttttaaattttaaaatgaatgaatataattattttaacctaattatatttttttaggtgTCGAATACATTTTACAACAGATATTGAATTGAagatgtgtcaaacggtgtaaacaatttcAATACTAACATGAAACGCGTTCGACACGTAAAAAAAAGTTCAcgtaattaagttaaaaatactatattcattatttttttaaagtttagagactaaaatatatcaaagtttcaaacatgaatgaatttcaatttgggtcaaagtttagggactgaaatttataaataaaattatatataagtgatttagaattatttttataatttttattgaatgattgaaaatatagaaaaattatttataaaaaaaatgaataatacaatatattttgtatgaaaataaatttaatatataaggtggaaaataatttatttacatggagacttttttctttttaatagtaattttagaagtaataaatttttattataaccataataaattattatttgtgttactaatttttattatgttgttcTTTTCATAATAAGGAGGATAAGTATAAGTGAAGGGGTAATTTGATAAATTCGGCAGTGTCACCCTCTAGTCTCACTCTGGGTAATGGGATTGAATTTTCGGTGAATCCCTCTAACCATCTCCTCTCATCACCTTGTATCTCCTTAGAAAGAACATGTTACTCACTCACTAATCATCgcttctcattttttatgaatagcTCATTCACCCAAAAGAATACatccttaaatatattttggaagaGTTAAGTATGTCTtgagtttctaaatttaattgtgaaattggaattcgtttttcttgaaaaaattatataaaattcaattctatACTTTGTGATGCATGGAATACACCATTCTCATTGAACAACTTTAAATCTTTGCTTGAGCATCTAATAGTGATATTGATTAGATTGAAAAGTCTACACATGTGACCGACACATGGAGTGTCACatgtaatttaaaagaaaaaaaaactggttatttatttttttatttttacattttttttctctttcatctcTTTCCACTAAGCCACAACTCGAATACCAAGGGTCAACTCCACCATCCAACCATATTCATTAGTGGCGGCCGACCACATCTGGAACACTcgttaattttataagattttataaaaatagtactTGTTCTTATGGGGACCAAATGTACTAAAATGGATAAATTTTCTATTGAGGTCGAGATATCTCAGGTCCACACTTGGTCCACTCTTTTGTCTATCCTATGAGTCATTAGTCTTCTTCACCACACTTGCCAAGATGTCCTTTTCCAATGAAAGTGTAGATACCACAACGGCAAGGAGCTTGCAAAGTCACTCTGATGTCCAAGTTAGTTAATGCAATAAATAAGGGGGTTGCAATAAATGAGATCAATCACTTACCTCGTGAACAATGTTATTTATACTACCTGAATGGACCTTAGTTGTTGGACCTAGGTGATGCAGGATTAGGCCATTTTAGGGTTTTGCTTAATGTGTTTATTTATCCTTAATCACTCCATGAATCTTGATTCATCCTTTTACCTAACTAAATCCGTATTACAAGTATTACAAGAGTGATATATGTGTTTGTTCTTTTATCTTATGCCGAAACATCCTCTACCTCTAAATTTTAGGATCGTACTTGGCCCATATATACAATATTCCTTAGTAACTTATCtataattataaagataaaagcTTATCATTACttattattcaaaatcaaatacaaaatctattaaaatgtAGAAATGTTAGGTACTGGCATGTGTATACCACGAGCGatgatttatttcatttttttcaattaacatatttttcatgatatttatgtacatcatatttaaaatatctcaaCTCTTTAAAActctaaaatatttgttgagACAACCTTTAGG
Encoded here:
- the LOC114162274 gene encoding uncharacterized protein LOC114162274 — its product is MDDHRNPAPKNAIGLCLLPQELIQNIFLSLVLPEIVRLKLVNKSFSRIISDHTFVRQCNTLSTSTTWLFVYKKRWLRDAVLHAFTDRSSDRWFRIPIADLLKPVQFHGEDLYFLAASNNVFLFASNTVREVVAVNLVSVTVKKIPPSPLGPRGTSSWRRSGMKLVTEPSGSGHFRFMFAEFVGNHPVLFVYDSRTDTWKSTEAVESGASEFSPRGGGHVFLNVVHGPRESVLVASTPECDAAVVLRPRFNYPRGVGGNLTVGFSWGNVIDRLHVYGDGYMMIVKSEGARVTGEGGVNRSVRVLKGVELWGLSFDGRKWEFVSTVGGVLEKPYAAMMGCLEEKNGVVTAALVSNCDGVWDMTWLCFDTKWKQWTWMPLPDCKMKGWNMAGISFSSGLTLP